One genomic region from Harpia harpyja isolate bHarHar1 chromosome 1, bHarHar1 primary haplotype, whole genome shotgun sequence encodes:
- the LOC128138887 gene encoding ovalbumin-related protein X-like isoform X1 yields MGSISAANAEFSFDVFKELKVHHANDNIFYSPLSIIAALAMVYLGARGNTEYQMEKVLHFDKIAGLGGAIQTKVQKSKCGKSMNIHILFKELLSDITAPKANYSLRIANRLYAEKTHPILPIYLKCVKKLYRAGLEMVNFKTASDQARQLINSWVENQTNGQIQDFLEPGSVDLDTMLVLVNAIYFKGIWKTAFKEDDTQEFPFRMTKQESRPVQMMCQNSTFKVATVAAEKMKILELPYTSGELSMLVLLPDDVSGLEQLESKISFEKLTEWTSPNVMEKKRVKVYLPRMKIQQKYNLTSVLMALGMTDLFSPLANLSGISSAESLKISEAIHEANMEVSEEGTEMAGSASVVGDIESSSEFEEFRADHPFLFLIKHNPTNSILFFGKYCSP; encoded by the exons ATGGGGTCCATCAGTGCAGcaaatgcagaattttcttttgatGTATTCAAAGAACTGAAAGTCCACCATGCCAATGACAACATCTTCTATTCGCCCCTGAGCATCATTGCAGCCTTGGCCATGGTTTATCTGGGAGCAAGAGGTAACACTGAGTATCAGATGGAGAAG GTTCTTCACTTTGACAAAATTGCAGGACTTGGAGGAGCTATTCAGACCAAGGTACAGAAATCTAag TGTGGCAAGTCTATGAATATCCACATACTGTTTAAAGAACTTCTTTCTGATATCACTGCACCAAAAGCCAATTATTCACTCCGTATTGCCAACAGACTCTATGCTGAAAAGACACATCCAATCCTACCG ATCTACTTAAAATGTGTGAAGAAACTGTACAGAGCAGGTCTGGAAATGGTCAACTTCAAAACAGCATCAGATCAAGCCAGACAGCTCATTAATTCCTGGGTGGAAAATCAGACAAATG GACAGATCCAAGATTTCCTTGAACCAGGCTCTGTTGATCTTGATACCATGCTGGTCCTTGTTAATGCCATTTACTTCAAAGGGATATGGAAGACTGCATTTAAAGAAGACGACACTCAGGAATTTCCGTTCAGAATGACAAAG CAAGAAAGCAGACCTGTGCAAATGATGTGTCAGAACAGTACCTTCAAAGTGGCAACGGtggctgcagagaaaatgaagatcCTGGAGCTTCCGTACACCAGCGGAGAGCTGAGCATGTTGGTGCTGTTGCCTGATGACGTCTCTGGCCTGGAGCAG CTTGAGAGCAAAATCAGCTTTGAAAAACTTACGGAGTGGACCAGTCCTAATGTGATGGAAAAGAAGAGAGTGAAAGTGTACCTCCCGCGCATGAAGATTCAGCAAAAATATAACCTTACATCTGTCTTAATGGCCTTGGGTATGACTGACCTGTTCAGTCCTTTGGCCAATCTGTCTGGCATCTCTTCAGCAGAGAGCCTGAAGATATCTGAGGCCATCCATGAGGCAAACATGGAAGTCAGTGAAGAGGGCACCGAGATGGCTGGCTCAGCGAGTGTGGTGGGAGACATCGAAAGTTCCTCTGAGTTTGAAGAGTTTAGGGCTGATCACCCATTCCTTTTCTTGATCAAACACAATCCAACCAACAGCATCCTCTTCTTTGGTAAATATTGTTCCCCCTAA
- the LOC128138887 gene encoding ovalbumin-related protein X-like isoform X2 translates to MGSISAANAEFSFDVFKELKVHHANDNIFYSPLSIIAALAMVYLGARGNTEYQMEKVLHFDKIAGLGGAIQTKCGKSMNIHILFKELLSDITAPKANYSLRIANRLYAEKTHPILPIYLKCVKKLYRAGLEMVNFKTASDQARQLINSWVENQTNGQIQDFLEPGSVDLDTMLVLVNAIYFKGIWKTAFKEDDTQEFPFRMTKQESRPVQMMCQNSTFKVATVAAEKMKILELPYTSGELSMLVLLPDDVSGLEQLESKISFEKLTEWTSPNVMEKKRVKVYLPRMKIQQKYNLTSVLMALGMTDLFSPLANLSGISSAESLKISEAIHEANMEVSEEGTEMAGSASVVGDIESSSEFEEFRADHPFLFLIKHNPTNSILFFGKYCSP, encoded by the exons ATGGGGTCCATCAGTGCAGcaaatgcagaattttcttttgatGTATTCAAAGAACTGAAAGTCCACCATGCCAATGACAACATCTTCTATTCGCCCCTGAGCATCATTGCAGCCTTGGCCATGGTTTATCTGGGAGCAAGAGGTAACACTGAGTATCAGATGGAGAAG GTTCTTCACTTTGACAAAATTGCAGGACTTGGAGGAGCTATTCAGACCAAG TGTGGCAAGTCTATGAATATCCACATACTGTTTAAAGAACTTCTTTCTGATATCACTGCACCAAAAGCCAATTATTCACTCCGTATTGCCAACAGACTCTATGCTGAAAAGACACATCCAATCCTACCG ATCTACTTAAAATGTGTGAAGAAACTGTACAGAGCAGGTCTGGAAATGGTCAACTTCAAAACAGCATCAGATCAAGCCAGACAGCTCATTAATTCCTGGGTGGAAAATCAGACAAATG GACAGATCCAAGATTTCCTTGAACCAGGCTCTGTTGATCTTGATACCATGCTGGTCCTTGTTAATGCCATTTACTTCAAAGGGATATGGAAGACTGCATTTAAAGAAGACGACACTCAGGAATTTCCGTTCAGAATGACAAAG CAAGAAAGCAGACCTGTGCAAATGATGTGTCAGAACAGTACCTTCAAAGTGGCAACGGtggctgcagagaaaatgaagatcCTGGAGCTTCCGTACACCAGCGGAGAGCTGAGCATGTTGGTGCTGTTGCCTGATGACGTCTCTGGCCTGGAGCAG CTTGAGAGCAAAATCAGCTTTGAAAAACTTACGGAGTGGACCAGTCCTAATGTGATGGAAAAGAAGAGAGTGAAAGTGTACCTCCCGCGCATGAAGATTCAGCAAAAATATAACCTTACATCTGTCTTAATGGCCTTGGGTATGACTGACCTGTTCAGTCCTTTGGCCAATCTGTCTGGCATCTCTTCAGCAGAGAGCCTGAAGATATCTGAGGCCATCCATGAGGCAAACATGGAAGTCAGTGAAGAGGGCACCGAGATGGCTGGCTCAGCGAGTGTGGTGGGAGACATCGAAAGTTCCTCTGAGTTTGAAGAGTTTAGGGCTGATCACCCATTCCTTTTCTTGATCAAACACAATCCAACCAACAGCATCCTCTTCTTTGGTAAATATTGTTCCCCCTAA
- the LOC128138878 gene encoding serpin B4-like isoform X2: MCSLSAANAKFCLDFFRELSKRKRNENIFFSPLSLSAAFGMVVLGARGNTLKQIEKVFHFSEVLSSTSQGNRYPSEKCEEAGGVHSQFQTLLTAVSEPRPGCSLTIANRLFGEITYPFFQQYLDSTKKFYRAELEPVNFKYTEEEAREKINFWVENETKGKIKDLFSAGFIDPSTVLVLVNAIYFKGKWAAEFKKEDTKETYFQLNKNERRTVQMMFQEGYFNMAIIEELKIKVIELPYFNNELSMFILLPEVVCEDFTGLEQLECILTYEKLAGWTSSARMQQLRVKVYLPQFKMEESYVLNKTLQEMGVMNVFDWGKADLSGISTKDGLVVSKAIQKSFVEVNEEGTEAVGAMGLVAVPLCRPISYEFKADHPFLFFIRHNPTNTILFFGRYSSP; the protein is encoded by the exons ATGTGCTCTCTCAGCGCAGCCAATGCCAAGTTCTGTCTTGACTTTTTCAGAGagctgagcaaaagaaaaagaaatgaaaacatcttcTTCTCCCCGCTAAGTCTCTCAGCTGCCTTTGGGATGGTTGTCCTCGGAGCCAGGGGCAACACACTCAAACAGATTGAGAAG gtatttcatttcagtgaagttttgaGCAGTACAAGCCAGGGAAACAGATACCCTTCCGAGAAG TGCGAAGAAGCTGGAGGAGTCCATTCCCAGTTCCAGACTCTGTTGACTGCAGTCAGTGAACCCAGACCAGGCTGCTCTCTCACCATTGCCAACAGGCTTTTTGGAGAAATTACTTATCCGTTCTTCCAG CAATACTTGGATTCCACAAAGAAATTCTATCGAGCAGAACTGGAACcagttaattttaaatacactgaAGAAGAAGCCAGAGAGAAGATTAACTTCTGGGTGGAAAATGAGAcaaaag gtaaaatcAAAGACCTATTTTCTGCTGGGTTTATTGATCCCTCTACTGTGCTTGTCCTGGTCAATgctatatattttaaaggaaagtggGCAGCAGAATTTAAGAAAGAAGACACTAAGGAAACATATTTCCAACTGAACAAG AATGAGAGAAGGACAGTGCAGATGATGTTTCAAGAAGGTTATTTTAACATGGCCATCATAGAGGAACTGAAAATTAAAGTGATAGAGCTCCCATACTTTAATAATGAACTGAGCATGTTCATTCTTCTTCCTGAAGTTGTCTGTGAGGACTTTACTGGCCTAGAACAG CTTGAATGCATCCTCACATATGAAAAGCTAGCAGGATGGACCAGCTCGGCTAGGATGCAACAGCTGAGAGTGAAGGTGTACCTGCCTCAGTTCAAGATGGAGGAAAGTTATGTTCTCAACAAAACTCTCCAGGAGATGGGAGTGATGAATGTTTTTGACTGGGGAAAAGCTGATTTGTCAGGAATCTCTACGAAAGATGGTTTGGTTGTGTCCAAGGCCATTCAGAAGTCATTTGTGGAAGTCAATGAAGAGGGCACAGAAGCAGTTGGTGCCATGGGGCTTGTTGCAGTACCTCTGTGTCGCCCAATTTCTTACGAGTTCAAAGCTGACCATCCATTCCTCTTCTTCATCAGACACAACCCAACCAACACTATTCTCTTCTTTGGAAGATATTCCTCCCCTTAA
- the LOC128138878 gene encoding serpin B4-like isoform X1 has translation MLPLGVAMALYPIAPEALSSSSTVNLTPSVLRRRELSKRKRNENIFFSPLSLSAAFGMVVLGARGNTLKQIEKVFHFSEVLSSTSQGNRYPSEKCEEAGGVHSQFQTLLTAVSEPRPGCSLTIANRLFGEITYPFFQQYLDSTKKFYRAELEPVNFKYTEEEAREKINFWVENETKGKIKDLFSAGFIDPSTVLVLVNAIYFKGKWAAEFKKEDTKETYFQLNKNERRTVQMMFQEGYFNMAIIEELKIKVIELPYFNNELSMFILLPEVVCEDFTGLEQLECILTYEKLAGWTSSARMQQLRVKVYLPQFKMEESYVLNKTLQEMGVMNVFDWGKADLSGISTKDGLVVSKAIQKSFVEVNEEGTEAVGAMGLVAVPLCRPISYEFKADHPFLFFIRHNPTNTILFFGRYSSP, from the exons ATGCTGCCACTGGGAGTGGCAATGGCTTTATATCCCATTGCTCCAGAAGCCCTGTCATCAAGCTCAACAGTCAACTTGACACCATCAGTCCTGAGGAGAAG AGagctgagcaaaagaaaaagaaatgaaaacatcttcTTCTCCCCGCTAAGTCTCTCAGCTGCCTTTGGGATGGTTGTCCTCGGAGCCAGGGGCAACACACTCAAACAGATTGAGAAG gtatttcatttcagtgaagttttgaGCAGTACAAGCCAGGGAAACAGATACCCTTCCGAGAAG TGCGAAGAAGCTGGAGGAGTCCATTCCCAGTTCCAGACTCTGTTGACTGCAGTCAGTGAACCCAGACCAGGCTGCTCTCTCACCATTGCCAACAGGCTTTTTGGAGAAATTACTTATCCGTTCTTCCAG CAATACTTGGATTCCACAAAGAAATTCTATCGAGCAGAACTGGAACcagttaattttaaatacactgaAGAAGAAGCCAGAGAGAAGATTAACTTCTGGGTGGAAAATGAGAcaaaag gtaaaatcAAAGACCTATTTTCTGCTGGGTTTATTGATCCCTCTACTGTGCTTGTCCTGGTCAATgctatatattttaaaggaaagtggGCAGCAGAATTTAAGAAAGAAGACACTAAGGAAACATATTTCCAACTGAACAAG AATGAGAGAAGGACAGTGCAGATGATGTTTCAAGAAGGTTATTTTAACATGGCCATCATAGAGGAACTGAAAATTAAAGTGATAGAGCTCCCATACTTTAATAATGAACTGAGCATGTTCATTCTTCTTCCTGAAGTTGTCTGTGAGGACTTTACTGGCCTAGAACAG CTTGAATGCATCCTCACATATGAAAAGCTAGCAGGATGGACCAGCTCGGCTAGGATGCAACAGCTGAGAGTGAAGGTGTACCTGCCTCAGTTCAAGATGGAGGAAAGTTATGTTCTCAACAAAACTCTCCAGGAGATGGGAGTGATGAATGTTTTTGACTGGGGAAAAGCTGATTTGTCAGGAATCTCTACGAAAGATGGTTTGGTTGTGTCCAAGGCCATTCAGAAGTCATTTGTGGAAGTCAATGAAGAGGGCACAGAAGCAGTTGGTGCCATGGGGCTTGTTGCAGTACCTCTGTGTCGCCCAATTTCTTACGAGTTCAAAGCTGACCATCCATTCCTCTTCTTCATCAGACACAACCCAACCAACACTATTCTCTTCTTTGGAAGATATTCCTCCCCTTAA